One window of Hypanus sabinus isolate sHypSab1 chromosome 18, sHypSab1.hap1, whole genome shotgun sequence genomic DNA carries:
- the rpl35 gene encoding large ribosomal subunit protein uL29 produces MAKIKARDLRGKKKEELLKQLDDLKVELSQLRVAKVTGGAASKLSKIRVVRKSIARVLTVINQTQKENLRKFYKGKKYKPLDLRPKKTRALRRRLNKHEESLKTKKQQRKERLYPMRKYAVKA; encoded by the exons ATG GCCAAAATCAAGGCACGTGATCTGCGCGGCAAGAAGAAGGAGGAGCTCCTGAAACAGCTGGATGACCTCAAGGTCGAACTTTCCCAGCTCCGTGTTGCTAAGGTAACAGGGGGAGCTGCATCTAAACTTTCCAAGAT CCGTGTAGTGCGCAAGTCCATCGCTAGAGTCCTTACTGTCATCAACCAGACACAGAAGGAGAACTTGAGAAAATTCTACAAA GGCAAGAAGTACAAGCCTTTGGATCTGCGACCCAAGAAGACCCGAGCCTTGCGCCGACGACTAAACAAGCATGAGGAGAGTTTGAAGACGAAGAAACAGCAAAGGAAAGAGCGTCTGTATCCCATGCGCAAATATGCTGTAAAAGCATAA